In Chitinophagaceae bacterium, the sequence TTACTAATTCCATCATAGATTCATAGAGTTTCAAATAATTTTGATAATCTCTATCACTCAGATGCCCAATGAAGTTCAAACTTTTTGCAAAAATAAAAGCATCCTCATAAATAGTTCTGTCTTGGATAACAGTAGTAGGATGCTTTTGTATTTTTTTTATTTGTTCTAATCTATTATTTAAAAAATAAACTTGTAAATTGAAAGCCCAACGTTGTTTATCTTGATAAAAATCTCCTAAATAAGGATTTGATTCTATTTGTTCATACTGTGGCAACCATCCAAATGTTTCTGCTAATACTTTTGTAAGGGTTGTTTTCCCTGATCCAATGTTTCCGGATATTGCTATATGCTTTTTTCTATAAGAAGGAGTGTTATCCATATATTTTAATGA encodes:
- a CDS encoding deoxynucleoside kinase, yielding MDNTPSYRKKHIAISGNIGSGKTTLTKVLAETFGWLPQYEQIESNPYLGDFYQDKQRWAFNLQVYFLNNRLEQIKKIQKHPTTVIQDRTIYEDAFIFAKSLNFIGHLSDRDYQNYLKLYESMMELVTLPDLLIYLKADIKKLMFQIHKRARGFEANIDESYITVLNEHYEKWISSYTGKILSIDVSHLDFVENKNDLLHTLEIIKKEL